GCGGACATAGAAGACCCGGAAACCTTATATGATTTCGGCTGTCCTATAGAAGGCTATGAGGCTCCCTATGGAAAGGCGCAGATTGTTTTCATAGGAGACAGCGCTAAAACACCTGAAACACCTTCCAATACCGAAGAATTTTTAGAATACGCAAAAAAATACAAAGGGAAAGTTACCTATCCGGCCCTTCCTGATTTTACAGGCTCTGCCTTTGTAAGGAATGTAATTTATGATATCAGCGGATATGAGCAGTTTATGGAGATGGAAGCAGATAAGGAAACAGTAAGAGAAGCTATTATGCCGGCTATGGAATACCTTCGCTCCTTAAACCCTTATTTATGGAATGAAGGAAAAACATTTCCCGCAACCTCTACAGAGCAGGAAAATATGTTTGCAGACGGTGAGCTTGTATTCCATTTAAGCTACAGCCCTTATTCCGTTGCCACAAGAATTGAGGACGGCGCTTACCCCGATACGGCAATCTCCTATCTTTTCGATAAGGGAACCATAGGCAATACAAGCTATATGGCGATTGCCCAAAATGCACCGAATAAAGAAGGGGCTATGGTTGTGATTAATTACCTTATGTCCGCCGAAGGACAGGCGAGCCAATTTAAAAGCCTCAAGACACTGCCTATTGTGGATAATGAAAAGCTGTCCGATGAAGAAAAAGCCATATTTGAAAGCATTGATATTGGCAAGGGAACCCTCTCTCAGGAAGAGCTTTTATCAAAGCGCCTTCCTGAAATGCCTGCGGCTTTGGTGCCTATAATAGAAGAAATATGGCTTGAAGAAGTTGTAGGAAAATAATTTAACGATATTCAACATAAGTGATGAAAGGGAATTCAATTGAAAAAGATTATTCCTTATATTTTAACACTGCCTTTAATCATGATTTTGGCTATTCTTATAACAGGTCTTATCAATGGGATAATACAAAGCCTTGGCTATATCCCTGCTTTAGGGCTTGAGGAAATAAGCCTTGATTATTATAAAGAAATCATAGGGAATCCCCATTTCAGGGATTCCCTATTGCTAAGCTTATATACCTGCTTATTATCTTCGGTTTTGTCGGTAATCATTGGCGTAGGAATATGCGCTTTATTAACTTATTCCGGCAAGGGGGAAGGGCTGTTTAATTATATACTCCGTATCCCCATTTTGATACCTCATACGGTTGTGGCATTTTTCAGCGTCGTGATTTTCTCTCAAAGCGGCATGATTTCAAGGCTTATGTATTTAATGGGGCTTATAGGAGACCCTATGGAATTTCCCAATCTTTTATATAATACAAGTGGCACAGGGATAATTTTAGCCTATGTATGGAAGCAGGCTCCTTTTGTGGCTTTCTTTGTACTTTCTCTTATGGAAAGCATAAAGAAAACCTTAGAAGAAGCTTCTGTAAATTTAGGGGCTTCCCCTATAAAAGCATTTTTTACCATAACCCTTCCTTTATCCATGCCTTCTATATTAAAAGCTTCTTTAATCATTACGGCGTTTTCTTTCGGGGCTTACGAGCTTCCCTTTCTTTTAGGGGCCACAAAGCCCAGAGCTTTGCCTGTTCAGGCCTATATAGAATATACCCACCCGGACTTAAAGCATAGGCCTTATGCTATGGCGGCCAATGGCATAATTATAATCGTAAGCATGGTGATTGCAGTATCTTATTATCTAATTGCAAATAAAAAGATATGGGGAATGAGAGAATCCGATGAAAAATAAAAAATATCTTTTTAAGACGGCACTTTTTATATTAGGGATAGTTATTCTGTTTCCTGTTATCTTGGTGGGCATATGGTCTATTTGCGGAAGGTGGCCTTGGCCTAATATTTTGCCGGAGTTTCTTTCCTTAAGAGGGCTTAGGGAAATTATAGGGAGCCATTCCGGTGCATTTAAAATTCTTATTTCGAGTGTATTTATTTCATTTGCCTCTGCTATAATTTCTACCATTATAGGCTTAATGGCGTCAAGGGCATTTACCTTATATGAATTTAGAGGAAAAGCCATTCTGCAGTTCGGCAGCATGCTTCCTATCATTGTTCCGGCGAATGTTTTTGCTATGGGTATTCACGTTATATTTATATGGTGGGGGCTCAATGACAATATTTATGGGGTCCTTATCTGCCATATTATTTATTCGCTCCCTTATACCATAAGCATATTGACAGACATAACCGAATCCATAGGAAAAACATATGAAGAGCAGGCCTACGTTCTCGGCTGCAACCCTTTAAAGGCTTTTGCCGACATTTCTTTTCCTTTAATGCTTCCTGCGATTCTTTCCTCTGTTTCCATGGCCTATATCATTTCCTTCAGCCAATATTTTCTAACTTTAATTATAGGAGGGGGCCGTATTAAAACATTTTCTATTATTATGGTTCCCTTTATATCAGGGGGAGACAGGGTTATAGCATCGGCTTATGTAATCTTATTTCTGTTCTCTTCTTTAATTGTTTTTGCCTTATTTGAATTTGCCGCAAAAAAGATAGCTACGGTACTGAAAGGATAAATCTATGAAGCTTGAACTTAAAAATATAAATGTAAGCTTATCGAATAAGCCTATTCTTAAGAATATAAGCTTTTCATTAGAAAAGGGTGAATTTTTATCCGTTCTTGGACCTTCTGGCTGCGGTAAGAGTACATTGCTTAAAACCATAGCAGGAATAATCCCCTGTGATAAAGGTACAATTTATATTAACGGTAAAAATACGGCACACTCTCCGGCCCATAAAAGAGGCGCTGTAATCGTCTTTCAGGATATCAGGCTTTTCCCCCATATGAGTGTTTTTGAAAATATCGCTTATCCCATGAAAATAAAGGGCTTATCCAAGAAAATATATACAGATAAAGTTACAGAGCTTTTGGAAAAGGTAAAGCTGAAGGGCTATGAGCATGTACAGCCTCATAAGCTTTCAGGAGGTGAGCAGCAAAGGGTCGCTTTAGCAAGGGCATTGGCAGCGGAGCCGGAGATTCTCCTCCTTGATGAGCCATTTTCAGGCCTTGATGAAAATTTACGTTTTGATATGAGGCTTTTAGTGTTAAATCTACATAAAGCCTATCATATGACTACAGTTATGGTAACTCATGATAAAGAGGAAGCATTGAGTATGTCTGATTATATTATGGTTATGGATAAGGGCAATAATCTTCAATTTGGAAAGCCTGAAAATATTTATGAAAACCCGGAAAGCATTGCCGTTGCAAGATATTTCGGAAATGCCGCATTTATAAAAGGCAAAGTTATTTCCGGAGAATTTCAATCAGAGGAACTTTCATTTGATTGCGGATACGAAGACGGCTCGTATATCCTTATGGCAAGATACGATGATTTATATTTAGAAAAAGGAAATGATTTTAAGCTTACACAAATCATTTATACAGGAAGAGAAAAAGAGTTTCTTCTGGAGCATATTAGAACAGGGTTAATAATAAAAATCAGAAGCAATAACTCAAATCATATTAAAAATAATCCGTATTTTTCTCTAAACATTCAAAAATATAAATTATTTCAATATAAAGGCTTAGAGTAGCATTATGTAAAATCAATTTTAAGTATATCTTTAAAGGCAGCAAATACAAAAGTATTTGCTGCCTTTAAGTTAATATATAAATTTTTCGGATAATTACTATTAGTATGTATTTGATATTAAAAAACATACTGAGTATTATTTATGCTAAAATGATTTTGGCGTTTTTTGTAAATAAATTACTA
This is a stretch of genomic DNA from Anaeropeptidivorans aminofermentans. It encodes these proteins:
- a CDS encoding ABC transporter ATP-binding protein; this translates as MKLELKNINVSLSNKPILKNISFSLEKGEFLSVLGPSGCGKSTLLKTIAGIIPCDKGTIYINGKNTAHSPAHKRGAVIVFQDIRLFPHMSVFENIAYPMKIKGLSKKIYTDKVTELLEKVKLKGYEHVQPHKLSGGEQQRVALARALAAEPEILLLDEPFSGLDENLRFDMRLLVLNLHKAYHMTTVMVTHDKEEALSMSDYIMVMDKGNNLQFGKPENIYENPESIAVARYFGNAAFIKGKVISGEFQSEELSFDCGYEDGSYILMARYDDLYLEKGNDFKLTQIIYTGREKEFLLEHIRTGLIIKIRSNNSNHIKNNPYFSLNIQKYKLFQYKGLE
- a CDS encoding ABC transporter permease, producing the protein MKNKKYLFKTALFILGIVILFPVILVGIWSICGRWPWPNILPEFLSLRGLREIIGSHSGAFKILISSVFISFASAIISTIIGLMASRAFTLYEFRGKAILQFGSMLPIIVPANVFAMGIHVIFIWWGLNDNIYGVLICHIIYSLPYTISILTDITESIGKTYEEQAYVLGCNPLKAFADISFPLMLPAILSSVSMAYIISFSQYFLTLIIGGGRIKTFSIIMVPFISGGDRVIASAYVILFLFSSLIVFALFEFAAKKIATVLKG
- a CDS encoding ABC transporter permease, giving the protein MKKIIPYILTLPLIMILAILITGLINGIIQSLGYIPALGLEEISLDYYKEIIGNPHFRDSLLLSLYTCLLSSVLSVIIGVGICALLTYSGKGEGLFNYILRIPILIPHTVVAFFSVVIFSQSGMISRLMYLMGLIGDPMEFPNLLYNTSGTGIILAYVWKQAPFVAFFVLSLMESIKKTLEEASVNLGASPIKAFFTITLPLSMPSILKASLIITAFSFGAYELPFLLGATKPRALPVQAYIEYTHPDLKHRPYAMAANGIIIIVSMVIAVSYYLIANKKIWGMRESDEK
- a CDS encoding ABC transporter substrate-binding protein encodes the protein MNLKRKKKFLPFIIAVISVMLVSCTSAQAPAAKPKEEIAQSNSSEISDLTFDEIAEKAKGTKVTFYGWGGDEYRNKWLSTEIANALKEKYDITLELVSMNIDEILNKLSGEKQAGAETGTIDMIWINGENFFTAKENDLLYGPFLEKLPSCDAYADIEDPETLYDFGCPIEGYEAPYGKAQIVFIGDSAKTPETPSNTEEFLEYAKKYKGKVTYPALPDFTGSAFVRNVIYDISGYEQFMEMEADKETVREAIMPAMEYLRSLNPYLWNEGKTFPATSTEQENMFADGELVFHLSYSPYSVATRIEDGAYPDTAISYLFDKGTIGNTSYMAIAQNAPNKEGAMVVINYLMSAEGQASQFKSLKTLPIVDNEKLSDEEKAIFESIDIGKGTLSQEELLSKRLPEMPAALVPIIEEIWLEEVVGK